One segment of uncultured Tolumonas sp. DNA contains the following:
- the yfcD gene encoding NUDIX hydrolase YfcD, with product MAEEWVDIVDTNNNVIDAVPRSVMRQQRLLHRATYIVIENAQGQLYVQRRTATKDYCPSMLDACCGGVVSKGEEIQASAYRELAEEMGIRNVPLKFHGSFLHQDNDCNVWGAVFSCQYDGELVLQQEEVEYVLLMTTDEIQTRASEFTADSLAAIQVWLTGADNQGHDKLQ from the coding sequence ATGGCGGAAGAATGGGTAGATATTGTTGATACCAATAACAACGTTATTGATGCTGTTCCTCGTTCCGTGATGCGTCAGCAACGACTGCTGCATCGGGCTACCTATATTGTCATTGAGAATGCACAGGGTCAGTTGTATGTGCAAAGACGAACGGCCACAAAAGATTATTGCCCTTCAATGTTAGATGCTTGCTGTGGCGGGGTTGTGTCTAAAGGCGAAGAGATCCAAGCATCAGCATATCGTGAATTAGCAGAAGAAATGGGTATTAGAAATGTTCCTCTGAAATTTCATGGCTCATTTTTACATCAAGATAACGACTGCAATGTTTGGGGAGCGGTATTCAGTTGTCAGTACGATGGCGAGTTAGTCTTGCAACAAGAAGAAGTGGAATATGTGTTGTTGATGACTACGGATGAGATACAAACCAGAGCATCAGAATTTACCGCAGATTCTCTGGCCGCAATTCAAGTTTGGTTAACTGGAGCAGATAATCAGGGTCATGATAAGTTGCAATGA